From Ictalurus punctatus breed USDA103 chromosome 2, Coco_2.0, whole genome shotgun sequence:
ctgaggtccatgaagacatggcttgccAATGTTTGAaaggaagaacttgagtgtcctgcacaaagccctgacctcaaccccagtgaacacctttgggatgttaGGATGAATTGGGATGTTGGGATGAATTAAATGCAGACTGTGCACCAGACcttctcacccaacatcagtgcctgacctcactaaagcTTATGTGGAAAAAATACACTGGGGGGTGGGGTCAAAACTTGcattactttatttctttttattttatcattttcacCTGCTCTCATTCTACTGGTCCCCACAGCAGATTCTCTCCAAATAGCACCCTGCAGCATGAAGTATACACTTTATGGCCAgaagtttgtgaacacctgaccttcacacccttatgtgctttttatttttattttattttatttaaacatcccattccagatttaggcCCCCTTTGCTCTTATAACAGCCTCCATTctcctgggaaggctttccactagattttggagcatggatGTGGGGATTTGCTATTTGTAGAGAATTCGCTGTGGTGAACCAGAACAGGAGCAGGTGAAagtgataaaataaaaagaaataaactaaTGCAAGTTTGGACCCCACCCCATAAAGTGTATTTGTTCCAAGTCTGCAGAAAGGGTGGAGACTTGCAGAAATTGAATGTGGACATAAGCGATGATCTTAAATTGCATgtcctcatttcctttccttgctTCTCTTCCTTGCTTCATAGCTCCTACCTCTTCTCCACTTCAtgtatttatgatttgtcccTTCCTTGCTAGTAAGAAGTGTTTTGTGATTTTAGCCTTGCTTCTACTTTTCCTTCTATTTGTTCTCTAAAAATATATTAAGTGAACATCTGTGCTTGTCATTTGAGTGCTGGGGATTGCAGATGGACTCTCCACACCATTTTACTTTTATGACATAGCACCAGAAACTAAACCAAATCACAACAATTCTTCAGTTTGCAAGTGATACTTATTGAAATTTCTATTCTGTAACTTCAATTGGAaagcatttttaacatttaaaatctgaCCATAAATTAGTCATGTTGGCTTTACTATATAGTCATGTACACAATAAAACAGTCAGGCTTCATTTTAGCTTCATAACACGAAACTTGTATTTGCtcattaaagtaaaaacacaTAAATGGAGAATAAAAAGAATGACTGCAattttaagggttttttttgtggatgtACTATTTGGTGGTTGGCCCATTATTAAATGCTGTCTAAAAGTCTTCATTACTTATCCACTATTGTGGAAGCTACAGTACCATCAGACAATTCACTCTAAAATTCAGCAAGGAAGATCAGAAATACAACAAACACAGCGGTGTATGTCAATTTCTGCAGTCTTTTAAACGTTTTCTATTTTGACAATAGTCAGTTGGGCATCATGCACAGAAATAGGTTCAGTAGAAGACTGGCTTGAAGACCTGCAGGCTTGAAAGGATCTATCTGTGCTTGTGGAGGCCATTTCCGCTGACTTGCTGTCCATCCCTGCATAAGTGTCTGTCTGAGGCTGTGTGTAGCTGACTATCTCgggtgtgaatgtttgtgtgtgtgactgtgtaaaTGGTGGTGACTGTGTCTGATTAAATGAAAGAGAGTCAGACGTTTGAAAGCCATTTATAGCAGTAGAGCTGAGGCTGTCCAGAGAAAATGGCTCAATGTTATCAAGAGTGGATCCATCAATTTCGTTGTACCTGGATTGAGCTTGACTGCACAAACTGCTGCCGCCTTGGCTGGGGGTGAAGGTGCTCTGGCTATAGGAGGCTGAGGACAATGGGCATGAGGGCATTGTGGGAGCTGTACTGTGCTGAAAGGCACAGAGGCCCTGTTTAGATGCTAGTTTCTGCAAGGTGCTGAGGATTTGCTTTTGGACCTGTGTCTGTTGGCTCTGCTCCCTCTCCAGCCGGCCCTGCTGCTCTACCATCATCCTGAGAGCCAAGCCAAGGCTGCGCACTTCAGAAGCCAGAGACTTGACCTGTTCCTGCAGTGCACTTAGTGTTCCAGTGTCCACATTGCTCTGCTGGCTTGTAGGGGACTGGTGCTGACTGGTTGGAGCCTGGGCCCTTACAGACAAACTGACATTCTGTGGCCCAGTACCTGACTGGCCTGGCACAGGAATCCGAATGCCAACACGGGGTGACTGTTCTGCCGAGCGGGTAGGCATATTTGCCCGCTGCTGAAATCCTTGTCGGATAAGGTTGGTCCCTGGGTGGAGTCCCCTCTGggaaatataaatttttttacaaGTCTGAAATGCATTCATGTTAATATGAAACAGGGGCAATGCTAATATGGTGATACAAGATACTCACCACAGGTCGAGCAGACGTGGGGTTGAATGAGGTTGTTTGAGGTAACAtgaccttccttccttctgagTAAGGGAAACACGACTGATCTCTTCTCACTAATGGCACAGTCTGTTGGGCAGATTGAGGGCCACTGTCCCGTACCTATAAGAAAATATCATtagaaattaaaatgacattatttaATACTTGAACCACTCTTGCCTGTTTTGTGTCATTTAATGCCAGTAACAGAGCAAAATCCACTATTGGTCTGATTTGAAATTTCAACATTTTCTGTGACCACATACAGTTCCCTCCGAAACTAtaggaacagcaaggccaattaatttgtttttgctgtcgagtgaagacatttggggttgaaatcaaaagatgaatatgagaagagattttagaatttcaacttttatttcctggtatttatatgtagattgGGCATAGggcaaacattgggcatagcctaTATAAGAATTTGGAATGActtgaaaacaaaagaaaccactggtgtactaacaaccagacacgGAACAGGTCAGCccaggaaaacaacaacaactggtgacagaaacattgtgtgagtggtgaagaaaaacccaaataaagattgaaagaaaagatctgctcatgatctaaaacatagTAGCTCATCATAGTCTATGTAATCAAGCAtagtcatggcttgggcttgcatggttgcttctggaatgtgctcactaatctttattgatgatataaCTCATGATGATaaaagcagaatgaattcagaagtctatagGAACAATCTGTCTTCCAATTAACAGAGAAATCCGTCCAATCTatttgggaggaacttcatcagcaaaacaatgacccaaaactcACTGCCAACTCAACCAAGGTCATCATCGGGAAGGAAAAGTGgatggttttagactggccaagtcaatcaccagaccttaacctcCTGCTTTTCAACATTATAATTTTCACATACTATTGTACTCTGTAATTAAGGAAATAAGACTTAGTCTTCTTATGAATCTGCAATgatctccatccatcttctataccacatatccttcttcagggtcacaggggaacctggagcctatcccaggaagcatcgggcacaaggggTACaagggatacaccctggacagggtgccaatccatcacagggcacaatcacatacacacattcatacactacggacactttggacatgccaatcagcctaccatgcatgtctttgaaatGGGGagaaggaaacccccgcagcaaggggagaacatgcaaactccgcacacagggccacgctgggaattgaacccccgaccctggaggtgtgaggcgaacatgctaaccactaagccactgtgcggttttatatatatatacatacatatatatatatatacatatatatatacatatatacatatatacatatatatatatatacatatatatatatatatacatatatacatacatatatacacatatatatatatatatacatatatacacatatatatatatatacatatatatatatacatatatacatatatatatacacatatatacatatatatatatatacatatatacatatatatatatatacatatatacatatatatatatatacatatatacatatatatatatatatatacatatatatatatacatatatatatatatacatatatatacatatatatatatacatatatacatatatatatatatatatatatatacatatatatatatacatatatatatacatatacatatatatatatatatatatatacacatatatatatatatatatatatacatatatatatatatatataaatatatatatatatataaatatatatataaatataaatatatatatatatatatacatatatatatatatatatatatacatatatatatatatatacatatatatacatacatatatatatatatatacatatatatacatatatatacatatatatatatatacatatatatatatatatatatacatatatacatatatatacataaatgtacataatgtaCATAAATATACTAAATGTTATGACTtaatcacatacatacatacatatacacacacacacacacacacacacacacacacacacatacatacatacatacatatatatatacatatatacatatatatacatatatatatatatatatatacatatatatatatatatacatatatatatatatatacatatatatatatatatacatacatatatatatatatatatatatatatatatatatatatatgtatgtatgtatgtatgtatgtatgtatgtatgtatgtatgtatgtatgtatgtatgtatgtgtgtgtgtgtgtgtgtgtgtgtgtgtgtgtgtgtgtgtgtgtgtgtgtgtgtatatgtatgtatgtatgtgattaAGTCATAACATTTAGTTTTGTTATATTACAATTATCAGTGGCTTTTACCAAGCAACAGCAAATTTGATGCAAAAAGCATGTTTTCCCTCCCTTAAAAAATCCACAATGGTGTATCGGTGTATAATGTTGCTTTGGAGTTAGAGACAGACCAAGACGACACCACTTCTGCCAGCCCTCAACATATTTTGTTAACAATTTGCACAACCATTATTGCCTGAGTATATGCAAGCTTTTGTATCATTCTTTTATTTACCCACTTTATTGCTGTGCTTTCCCCCCCTATTAtttcaccatccactttaatgattttatgcattgtgctgctgccatgtaattggctgactggataactgcataaatgagcaggtgtatagATGTTCCTGTTAACGTGGATGGTGAGTGTGGAAACTGACTCATGATCATGAATTTGTTCCACCAATATTCAATGAGCCCATGTGAAAAACAGAGTGGACTACATACCCTTGCTCTGTGGAACAAAGCCTTGTCCAGGAGCCTTTTCCGAGCCACAAGGACTGGGTTTGCTGGTGAGGGTGTGTACCTTCTCCTTGAAAACGTTCCAGTCATTGCTCCTGAGCCAATCCCTGAGCGTACTGTTTGAACAGCATTATGGTGGGTATTCTGTGCCAGTGAGGTGACACTTACAATTCGGACATCCTcatccttcctgtctccctgttgCGACTCCTGGCTGGTTGGACCTGCCCCAGAGGAGTGTCCCCTGGATTCTGGAGCTACCCCACTCTGCCCTGAGGAGTCTGAAGGGGATGAGAAGCCAGCAACATGGGCAGCCTCACGAAGCAGATTCCTTAGTTGCTGCTCGCTCCAGCCACCGTGTCTCGATTCGCCTGGTCCCATGTCCCTTGAGCCCGAGGCTGTTGTAGATCCACCATTCCCAGAAACGGGAGCATCAGTTTGTCTGCCTCTTCCATTAAACTCCTTCAGGAAGAGGTAGATTGCCTGTGCGGATACTTTGATGTTCTCCAGCTCCAGCACAGCTTTGATCTTGCGGAAGCTCAGGCCCGCTTCACGCAGTTCTACCACCTTGCGCTTGGCCGCGTCATCCAGCCTGCCCATGGCCCCGAATCTTTATAGAGTACACAAAAGTTGAGGGTTTCCGTTACAAGGTTCCAGCTAAGATACAACGATACATATTACACATGAGAATTTTAACAAAGACATGTCTACATAGATAGTATAACCAACACAACTGTAATAGACACCAGAAAGCATGCTTTTGGGTGTGTTTCTTTTAACGAACATGAGAAaggtacataaaataaaattaaagtaaaCACCAGTTTGTCAACCACTACAGCAACCGTCGCTTGCTGGCTAAAACGGTACCTTAGTGTCCGTCCGTCATTATTAGCTTTTTTTACATGCTCACCTGATGAGATGCCTTGGCAGCAGATATATACgcgtataataaaaaaaattcgtTGCTAATTTCTGCTCTTATAAAGATGACAAAGAACATTTATGTGCTTAGATACAGAGCTCAATCGGTGAGAAACATAAACATCTATCAAAAATGTCGCACGACATGTGACGTCACCATGTCTGCTTACGCCAACAAAAGGCGACACTAGGTTTCAGTCCAGGACGTGTTGCGCCTCGAGAAGATGTGAGTTCAGATTTAAATTGGTTACCATATTGAAACAGTAGCTTTACAATATAAGTTATTATCGCACATTGTTGGCACAGGATAGATATAAATGAGCTAAAcgatattatattattatttaattaccGTTCTGAATAATCTGTCCCGCTAGTTAGTTGGCTAGCTCGCTGTTTAGCCAAGCTAGTTAGTGGCTTGAAGACTGAAACTAACGAATTATAATTATGTCTAAACCTCATATTGCGTTAATAATGTACACGTCAAAGTAGTggtatatttaaaaatacagctTCGTATAGGTCTGTGCTGCTTTGGACAGTTCCTTTGTGAATGAATGGTAAGCGGACAGCCATGCAACGCACTTAGCAAGTATTGgctaatatatttatttgagaACACCAGTGTCTTGGGTTAATTAGCTGAAGATGATTGATTTATCCCGTGTCTGATGAGCTTTGTAAATAACATACTAGCTAGTTTTTGGTAATTGGCTGCGTGAATTGACTGTCCCGAGGCTTTTGAAGAAGCGAGGCAGGCTTAGCTTAGCATGGCTGTTGATACCCTAGCTGGCTAACATGAATCGCTAATGCTAAATAACGCGGGTGCATCATTTCTCCTTGTGTTAAGCGTTACAAATCATCAATTAAGTTATAATGTCTACCAACATTGAGACGGATTTTGAGGCCGGTGTTGTAATACTTTATCCCACCTTTATCAAATTGCTTCACCGTAGCGCGTATTTATCAGTTTGCATCAAATAAACCCGTAGGCAGGTTGCTTTTATTATTGTGACCTTATCAGTGAATGGATTCAGCAGAAAGCTGTAGGAAGCACATTTTGATAATCTAAAGCATCTAgctataaaaataatttaaaggcGTGCGAAATTAAACTGCTTTATTTGTAGGGCTGGTTTTTGCGACCATTTTGGCTATTTGATTCAATATCGATTAGTTATTTCATTTAGTTAATATTAGAAAAATTtgttaatatttcatttaaaatgttagttttgcagacTGAGTCcatattttaatgtaaatgctGGTCACTGAATCCATCCTACTTAGCTATaatactgaaatacacatttccATTGACAATAGGGCCCACACAATTGTGTTTagttactttttacttttagtgtgaataataaacattttaacaagaaatcataaacATTTGCATACAATGCATACAAGGTAAGTACAAACTGCACAatgcacattactgtaaaaaaatcGTAAAcgtgcaacagtgaaattcgTTAACAATTTAAACTTGTTTAAGAAgtataaaatcattaaaaattcaaatgagatggcgacatcttcaggacgagaGGCGAACTACAGATAATATTCACATCCTCTCCAAGTAAAGCATTAAGAATCGATACGGGGATTTTCCAATATTGATATCGTTTCGTTAAATTGAAGCTCGATTAAAATCAGAGAATCGATATTTCTACCCAGCCTTATTCATTAGTTTGGACAGTTTGTCAGAATTTCGTTATCTGACGAGCCTAAACCAAACCCTACCATCAAGGAATGTGGATCTGATATCTGAGAAAATGTTGGATCTGTAACACAAGATTTGTTAGGGTTTATCTTTTCtattaatattttgttatatttacagtgtaagtattttttgtgtgaaagagttTAACTGTAAAGTGcttaagttacattttttttaaagcctagtagtttttaaaaataaaccataTCCGATATCGTTATTGGCCAGTACTTGGTTTCAGTATCGGAAAAGAGAAAGTGGTGCCATCTCTAAGTGACAGTAAGTTTATAATGGAGGCACAGTCTGTTTTTTAATGTTGAACCTGTTGGaatctgatttttaaaatcagtAGCAAACTTTTTCAGACTTCAGTATCTTGTTATGCTGCTGTCGACTTGGGGAGTCGCAACTGGAAATTGTCGTTTTCAAGTTACAGGTGGGCGGGGGTAAAAAGACCATGGATGCCGCCGTGTTTGTTAGCAACAAGGTAGTCACCTAACTGTGGTGGGTGATGTATATTTCCCTCCTCAAAACAGTGAgctgtatagtcagtgttattGGCTTAAAAGGTGAATATATCTGTATGTTGATGAATCTAAAGcaaatgcgtgtgtgtatacagcATAACTCACTTAAAAgtaagaagtgctactttgtttacttctgatTCTATGTGAAGCCATGCTGTAATTCCAAGTTGAGGGGCCGTTCTCTTTGGTTTATCCTAGTTTGTGCCTGAAATCAGGTGCACTCTctgcaatattttttaaatttatttattttattattacttttttttatttatttatttatttattttttttaaaaatagtcctTTTGCAACTGTTGTTTGTTagactgtaggatctcagttgtcattTATGTCAGACCGTACGCCAGTCAAGACGCGAAAAACTGACACGCACAAGAAGCCTTGtacggagtaggagaagccacactacaggactatGCCTCAAATCTTTTAGTACTGCCAGAGTTCAATTGGAGGGAAAATTTCATCGCAACGGCCATTAATCGGCTGTTGGGGAACAGGTCAAActggcctaggattataggaatcttttagggttctcaaaatttgtctcggacgaccaaatcgtggccaaaTTCGTAGTGTGAACCTGGCTTAATCTTGTCCTGAACACATGAAAACCATGATGCATCGGTTTTActatttgtattaaaaaaaatct
This genomic window contains:
- the LOC108276743 gene encoding uncharacterized protein LOC108276743 → MGRLDDAAKRKVVELREAGLSFRKIKAVLELENIKVSAQAIYLFLKEFNGRGRQTDAPVSGNGGSTTASGSRDMGPGESRHGGWSEQQLRNLLREAAHVAGFSSPSDSSGQSGVAPESRGHSSGAGPTSQESQQGDRKDEDVRIVSVTSLAQNTHHNAVQTVRSGIGSGAMTGTFSRRRYTPSPANPVLVARKRLLDKALFHRARVRDSGPQSAQQTVPLVRRDQSCFPYSEGRKVMLPQTTSFNPTSARPVRGLHPGTNLIRQGFQQRANMPTRSAEQSPRVGIRIPVPGQSGTGPQNVSLSVRAQAPTSQHQSPTSQQSNVDTGTLSALQEQVKSLASEVRSLGLALRMMVEQQGRLEREQSQQTQVQKQILSTLQKLASKQGLCAFQHSTAPTMPSCPLSSASYSQSTFTPSQGGSSLCSQAQSRYNEIDGSTLDNIEPFSLDSLSSTAINGFQTSDSLSFNQTQSPPFTQSHTQTFTPEIVSYTQPQTDTYAGMDSKSAEMASTSTDRSFQACRSSSQSSTEPISVHDAQLTIVKIENV